In Planococcus sp. MB-3u-03, the DNA window AAGTCGTTCCGCGCTGTGGATTATGAGCAGCTTCCGCCGCCATCGTTTCTTACTTTGGATCCTGTTTCGCCGCGCAGCAAGTCGCCGCCGGTATCTGTGATGATGTTGTTCGTCACCTGATTGGCGATCGCCGTAGAAACCATCTGCAATAGCGAGTTGACATCGCTTTGTGATTGCTTGAATTCCTGAACGATCGGCACAGCGTCGATTTCATCTTCGATTTTCTGGATTTTCTTCTCGATCAATTCAAGCGCACGTTCTTTCCCGTAGTGCTGGAAATTGACCGCTTGTTTTTGAAGGCTTTTCAAGCTGGCGATTTTTTCACGGATCTGCTGGTTTTCATTGATCTGTGCTTCTGCACGTTTAAAGAAATCCACTTCTTCTGTTTCAGCGATCATGTCCGCTACTTCACGCGCTTTATCGACGATTTGTTGTTTTGTATAAGTCATTACCGTAGACACCCATTTCCTGGTCCGGTGCCGAGAGCTGGCATCAGACACTGTATTTTGATTTTCTTTATCTGTCAGAACACTTTCGCTTACGATTGTACAGTGAATTCGCTAAGCACGACAAGAATTTCGTCTCAAGCCAGCCATTCGTCCATCTCTAACCATTATACTGAACGGATGGGGCTTGATACAAGCTGTCCGGGCAATTGTCGTTAATTCGACATCGGGATCATGCCTGGAAAGGGTAATCCTCATTGATATAGATTCTCTCGCAACTCAAAGCTTTCCCTGTATTGTCGTCAATCTCCGTGAAAAATCCGCTGACGACCGAACGGCCTGTTTTTGGCACTTCAAAGCGCGTCGGCATATTCGTCTTGAAACGGTATAGAACCGAGTCTTTTTTCATGCCAAGGATTTCGTCGTACGGGCCGGTCATGCCGACATCCGAAATATACGCCGTTCCGCCAGGGAGGACGCGTGCATCCGCTGTTTGGACATGGGTGTGCGTCCCGACGACAACAGAAGCGCGGCCATCCAAATGCCAGCCCATCGCAATCTTTTCGCTTGTCGCTTCCGCATGGAAGTCGACGAAGACGAGCGGCGACACTTGCTTGGCTTCTTCGATCAATTCATCTGCCATCTTGAATGGATCGTCATGTGCAGGAAGGAACACGCGGCCGTGCAAATTGATGACCGACAAAGTTTTGCCGTTTTTCGTGACAGTTGCCATGCCACGTCCAGGTGCCTCTTCCGAAAAGTTCGCCGGGCGGATCAAGTAATCCACATCGTCGATAAAATCAAAAATTTCTTTTTGGTCCCACGTATGGTTGCCCATCGTCACCATGTCGACCCCCATGAACAATAGATCCTGGTAAATCGATTTGGTAATGCCGCGTCCTGCAGCGGCGTTCTCGCCGTTTGCGATGACGACATCCGGTGCATATTTGCGCTTCAGTCTCGGCAAATACGATTCCAAGGCCTCTCTTCCGATCGATCCAACAATGTCTCCAATAAATAAAACTTTCATGCAATCACCTTTCTCCATAAGAAAAAGGCTTCTTTGAATGGATATTCAACGAAGCCTTTTTCGTTTTTTTATTTTGCGTATTCAACGGCGCGCGTTTCGCGGATGACCGTTACTTTGATATGCCCTGGATAATCCAGTTCTTCCTCGATCCGCTTGCGGATATCGCGTGCAAGGCGGTGCGCTGTCATATCGTCGATCTGCTCTGGACGAACCATGATCCGAATCTCGCGGCCTGCTTGAATGGCGAACGATTTCTCGACGCCCTCGTAAGACTCTGAAATCTCTTCCAGCTTTTCAAGCCGGCGGATGTAGTTCTCGAGCGTTTCGCTTCTGGCACCTGGGCGTGCTGCGGATAATGCATCCGCTGCTGCGACGATGACCGAAATGACCGAAGTCGCTTCTGTGTCGCCGTGGTGGGAAGCGATGCTGTTGATGACGACTGGATGTTCCTTGTATTTCGTTCCGAGCTCGACGCCGATTTCCACATGGCTGCCTTCAACTTCATGGTCGATGGCTTTGCCGATATCGTGGAGCAATCCGGCACGTCTTGCGAGTGTCACATCTTCTCCAAGCTCTGCTGCCATAAGGCCTGACAAGAACGCTACTTCAACTGAGTGTTTCAGGACGTTCTGGCCATAGCTTGTGCGGTAGCGGAGTCGACCGAGTATTTTGATCAAGTCTGGATGCAAGTTATGTACACCTACGTCAAATGTGGTTTGTTCCCCAATTTCACGAATTTGTTCATCGACTTCACGTCTTGACTTCTCAACCATTTCTTCGATTCTCGCTGGATGGATGCGGCCGTCCGACACCAATTTCTCAAGTGCCAGACGCGCCGTTTCGCGGCGGATCGGATCAAATCCGGAAAGAATGACCGCTTCCGGCGTGTCATCGATAATCAAATCGATGCCGGTCAAGGTTTCAAGCGTCCGGATATTGCGTCCTTCACGCCCGATGATGCGGCCTTTCATCTCGTCATTCGGCAAGTTGACCACGGAAACAGTCGTTTCCGCTACATGGTCTGCAGCAAAGCGCTGCATCGCGAGCGACAAGATGTTCTTCGCTTTTTTGTCCGATTCTTCTTTGGCACGGGCTTCCGATTCCTTGACCATGACGGCGATGTCTGTCGACAATTCATTCTCCACTTGCTCGAGAATGATGCTTTTCGCTTCTTCGCGTGTCAAAGATGAAATCCGTTCCATTTCGGTTTGTTGCTGCTGAACCAAATTCTCAGCTTTGCTCTCCATCTGTTCAATATGCTGTTGTTTTTCGGCAAGAGCCTGATCCTTGCGTTCAAGGCCGGCCTCGCGTTTGTTTAATGCATCATCCTTGCGATCCAAATTTTCTTCTCTTTGCAACAACCGATTTTCATGTTTCTGCATTTCCGATCGGCGTTCGCGAATTTCAGATTCAGCTTCAGTACGCAATTTATGATTTTCGTCTTTCGCTTCCAGCAAGGCTTCTTTCTTTAGCGCCTCTGCTTCCCGTTTTGCATCTTCGACGACTTGCTCTGCGGAATGTTTGGCGCCAGCCATTTTGGAATCGTTTGCCTTTTTCAATGCAAAATACCCAACAACTACACCGACGATGATACCAAGCAAAGCGAAGATGAACTCAGTAATACCCATTCGGACACCTCCTCTTGCTATTGATTTTTTACATTTTCAAAGGATGAATCAATAACTCTTTGTCTTTCATCAATCGTTTAAAAATTAGTAAATAATACAATTTTAATTGTATAGATGGACCTATGCCCTGTCAACCCTGCCAAGCCGGCGCCCCTTGCTCGTAAAAAGACTGCGAAGCATTCGCTTCGCAGTCTTTACGGAAAGTCTTTATGAAGATTCAGCTGAACCCTATTCCTCTTCGTCGACAAGCAAGTTGAAGTCTTCGGCTTCTTTCTTGTCAGCTTTCGGAACAGCGACTGAATAAGAAGCAGCTGTCATGCCGTAATGTTCACGGACTTTTCCTGCGATTTCGTTGCGGATGTCTTCATGCTCACGCATGAATTGCTTAGCGTTTTCACGGCCTTGCCCGACACGTTCGTTGTTATAGGAGTACCATGAGCCGCTCTTTTGGACGATATCCAAATCAGCCGCTAGGTCGACAATCTCACCTTCACGCGAGATCCCCTGTCCATACATGATGTCCACTTCCGCGGTACGGAACGGCGGAGCTACTTTGTTTTTGACGACTTTGATCTTCGTCCGGTTACCAATGATGTCGTTGCCGGATTTCAAGGCTTCTGCACGGCGTACTTCTAGGCGTACGGATGAATAGAATTTCAATGCGCGTCCGCCCGGCGTGACTTCTGGGTTACCGAACATAACGCCGACTTTTTCTCGGATTTGGTTGATAAATACAGCAATGGTGTTCGATTTGTTGATAGCACCCGACAGTTTACGGAGAGCCTGTGACATGAGACGGGCTTGTAGGCCGACGTGTGAGTCGCCCATTTCGCCTTCGATTTCCGCTTTCGGCACAAGTGCTGCCACGGAGTCGATGACGACGATGTCTACCGCGCCGCTGCGCACGAGCGCTTCTGCGATTTCAAGTGCCTGCTCGCCTGTATCCGGCTGAGACAGCAATAGTTCATCCAAGTCGACGCCAAGCGCTTTGGCATACACCGGGTCAAGGGCGTGCTCCGCATCGATAAATGCAGCTGTCCCGCCTGAAGCCTGGACTTCTGCAATCGCGTGGAGAGAAACCGTTGTCTTACCTGAACTTTCCGGCCCGTAGATCTCGATAACGCGCCCACGCGGATATCCGCCTATGCCTAGTGCGATGTCAAGAGACAACGAACCACTTGAAACTGTTGAGACATTATGGCCTGTGCTTTCACCCAATTTCATGACAGACCCTTTACCAAATTGCTTTTCTATTTGTTTTAGCGCCATATCCAGCGCTGCTTTACGATCGCTCAAAAGAAATCCTCCTCTTATGTGAAAAACATTTTTCTAACTGATTTCAGTATACTAGTTTATTGAGAAATTTACAAGAAAAAAGCGAACGTTTATTCGTGTTCGTATAAATGTTTCCCGAATTTGATCGCCGCTATCCTATCATTCCCCCAAAATGGGCATGAAAAAACACGCAAAATTAAATTTTGCGTGCGTCTTCATCTGCCAGTGTTCGTATCAAATAGTACAAGGCCAGTTTCACGGCACGGATGCGGTTTGTGTTCCTCATTCCTGACAGCTGAAGGCGATAGGCTTTCGTCCCTTCATCGCTCGCGATGCCGATCCATACCGTTCCGGCCGGTTCCTCGCCATGTGCATCCGGCCCAGCCGCGCCGGTCAAACTGACGCTGATATCGGTATTGAATTTCTCTCGGACAGCCGAAGCCATCGCTGCAGCCGTTTCTTCGCTGACGACGGAATGCTCTTTGAAAAATTCTTGTGTCATGCCGAGCTGCTGGATTTTCATTTGTTCGTTATAGGTGACAACGCCGCCATTCAAGACAGCACTCGCCCCTGCGACAGAAGCAAGCTCGGACTGGAACAGGCCAGCCGTCAAGCTTTCTGCCGCCGAAACCGTTTTGCCTTGCTGTTTCAATAAATCGATGGCTTTCGATGCCAGAGAATCATCATCATAGCCATACAGATAATCGCCGACGCGCTCCAGGATTTCTTCTTTTGCGCCGTCGATCAATTTCCACGCCTCATCCGTGGTGTCCGTTTTTGCCGTGATGCGCAGCGTGACTTCACCTGCGGATGCCAGCGGAGCAATCGTCGGGTTGGTCTGCTTATCCAAAATATCCTGCAGGCGGTCTTCAAGTTCCGCTTCCCCGATGCCGTAAAAACGCAGCACATGTGAAAGGATGATGTTTTCCTCATTGAGCATGCGCACCAATTTCGGTTTCGCCTCGAACTGGAACATCGGCTCCAATTCATGCGGCGGCCCAGGCAGCAGCATATACATATGATCGCCGTTTTGATACATCATTCCCGGTGCCATGCCGTTTTCATTGACCAGCACATCGCTGCCCGCAAGCACTAGCGCCTGCTTTTTATTGTTGTCGGTCATCGGGCGGCCGGCACGTTCGAAAAACGCAGCAATCGATTCCATCGCCGAATCGTCCATCGAAAGCGTCGTGCCCAGATGGTGGGCGATGGTCTGTTTTGTCAAATCGTCTTTCGTCGGTCCGAGCCCTCCGGAGAAGATGATCAGGTCTGCACGGGATTCTGCGACAGCGATCGTTTCTTTCAAGCGCTCTGGATTGTCGCCTACAACCGTATGGTAATAGACATTGATCCCGATTTCAGCGAGATGCCCCGAAATGAAGCGGGCGTTCGTATTGGTGATTTGGCCGAGCAGGAGCTCCGAGCCAACTGCGATAATTTCAGCGTTCATAGCGGTCTTCCTTTCATGTGGCGCTTATTTGGATGTCATAAGCCCTTTGCGATTGGCATAGAAATAATCCCATCCGGACCATACCGTAAACAGCAAAGCGATATAAAGCATGATCTCGCCGAATGGAATTCCGACCAAAGTAAAGATCATATTGTAAAGCAATAACGAAATGATCGCGAAAAGTTGTGTGACAGTCTTGATTTTGCCCAAGTTGCCAGCTGCCACGACTTCCCCTTCGCCTGCCAGCACCAAGCGCAAGCCTGTGACGGCAAATTCGCGGCTGATGATGACGATAACGACCCATGCCGGCGCGAAGCCGAGCTCGACCAAGATGATCAATGCCGCAGAGACGAGAAGTTTATCGGCAAGCGGATCCAAGAACTTGCCGAAAGTCGTGACTAAATTGTATTTGCGCGCATAATAGCCGTCGACCCAGTCGGTGGCGGACGCGAAAATGAAGATCAATGCGCCGATGAAATGCGCGACCGGAAGCGTTGCCCCGAGGAGCGTCATATCTCCCCAGCCGAAATCGATGAGCATGAAAGCCATGAAAATCGGGATGAGCAAAATGCGTGAGATGGTGATTTGGTTTGGAATATTCATTTGTTTTTCTCCTTTCAATCCTTGCAGAAAAATAGCCATCGGGTGATGGCTACTCAGCATCATCGAAACGGATGATGATGTTTTGCGGTTTTCGTTCTTGTTCATACGGCACCGTTTCACCGTTCAGTTCAATTGAAAGCATTGCGTAATCCCCGACGCGCATGAAAACGCTCGTTTCATCAGATACATCCACAGCTTCTGTTTCACCAGCCTCGAACACGGGCGAGGCTTAATAGTTCAACTCCGTCATCATTTAAAACGGTCAGCCAGGATTCACCGTTTGCGGCAAATTCAAGCTGCTTGTCTGCCGGGCCTGTGAAGGTATAAGTCGTGGTTTCACCCGATACGCTCTCAAGTTCAATTGGGCTTGTGGCTCTTCGGGTTTCAGTTGTTCTTCCGGTTCATCAACTGGAGCTTCTTCTTCCTCGGCCGCTTCCGGTTGTTCTTCCGTTTGTTCAGCCGGAGCCTCGTATTCCACATCGCCGCCTTCTTCTTCTTGTTGGACATCGTTCCCGAAGTGCTGAGCAGATAGAAATACCAAATGACCAATAGTATGAAAACGATAAATAATGCCACCAACACTTTCGGCATAGATTCTGCGACGGGGCCGGAGCTGCGTTTTTTCTCGGGCCTGCGCGTTAAATGCTCTGCAGGAACGGCCTCCGGTTCATCTTCCGGCAATTCGCTTTTATGCTCCCTTAACAGGGCATCGCCGTCCATGCCGACCGCCTGTGCATAGCGCTTGATAAATGCACGCATAAAAACCGCCAGGGATGGCCGAATAATCCCCTGTTTCGATACCTTCCAAATGATGCTTTTGGATTTTCGTCCGCTCATTGAGCTGTTCTAAGCTTAAGCCTTGTTCCAGCCTTGCCTGTTTCAGCTTCGTGCCCAATTGTCCCATCGTCATCACCTGCCTGGTTAAAAATTGAAACCGTCGCCGAACATATCCATCTGGTCTTTATTGTCCATAAACGTGTTTTTCTCCAATACTTCATACGTGATCTTTTCTTCCGGATGATGGCGCAATTCGATAATATAATCGAAATCGTCGATGCTGTACTCGGAATGCTCGACGAATTTATCGGGGTGCTCAACCACTTTGATGGTCGGCATGCGCATCATCTCCCGCACGAGCTGGAGATGGCGCTCATCGGCTGAACGCCTTGTGACGATGCCGTCCAAGATGAAAATATTATTGTCGTTGTGTTCATCGCCCATCAATTGGTTG includes these proteins:
- a CDS encoding TIGR00282 family metallophosphoesterase; amino-acid sequence: MKVLFIGDIVGSIGREALESYLPRLKRKYAPDVVIANGENAAAGRGITKSIYQDLLFMGVDMVTMGNHTWDQKEIFDFIDDVDYLIRPANFSEEAPGRGMATVTKNGKTLSVINLHGRVFLPAHDDPFKMADELIEEAKQVSPLVFVDFHAEATSEKIAMGWHLDGRASVVVGTHTHVQTADARVLPGGTAYISDVGMTGPYDEILGMKKDSVLYRFKTNMPTRFEVPKTGRSVVSGFFTEIDDNTGKALSCERIYINEDYPFQA
- a CDS encoding RicAFT regulatory complex protein RicA family protein, with protein sequence MTYTKQQIVDKAREVADMIAETEEVDFFKRAEAQINENQQIREKIASLKSLQKQAVNFQHYGKERALELIEKKIQKIEDEIDAVPIVQEFKQSQSDVNSLLQMVSTAIANQVTNNIITDTGGDLLRGETGSKVRNDGGGSCS
- the recA gene encoding recombinase RecA gives rise to the protein MSDRKAALDMALKQIEKQFGKGSVMKLGESTGHNVSTVSSGSLSLDIALGIGGYPRGRVIEIYGPESSGKTTVSLHAIAEVQASGGTAAFIDAEHALDPVYAKALGVDLDELLLSQPDTGEQALEIAEALVRSGAVDIVVIDSVAALVPKAEIEGEMGDSHVGLQARLMSQALRKLSGAINKSNTIAVFINQIREKVGVMFGNPEVTPGGRALKFYSSVRLEVRRAEALKSGNDIIGNRTKIKVVKNKVAPPFRTAEVDIMYGQGISREGEIVDLAADLDIVQKSGSWYSYNNERVGQGRENAKQFMREHEDIRNEIAGKVREHYGMTAASYSVAVPKADKKEAEDFNLLVDEEE
- the rny gene encoding ribonuclease Y, encoding MGITEFIFALLGIIVGVVVGYFALKKANDSKMAGAKHSAEQVVEDAKREAEALKKEALLEAKDENHKLRTEAESEIRERRSEMQKHENRLLQREENLDRKDDALNKREAGLERKDQALAEKQQHIEQMESKAENLVQQQQTEMERISSLTREEAKSIILEQVENELSTDIAVMVKESEARAKEESDKKAKNILSLAMQRFAADHVAETTVSVVNLPNDEMKGRIIGREGRNIRTLETLTGIDLIIDDTPEAVILSGFDPIRRETARLALEKLVSDGRIHPARIEEMVEKSRREVDEQIREIGEQTTFDVGVHNLHPDLIKILGRLRYRTSYGQNVLKHSVEVAFLSGLMAAELGEDVTLARRAGLLHDIGKAIDHEVEGSHVEIGVELGTKYKEHPVVINSIASHHGDTEATSVISVIVAAADALSAARPGARSETLENYIRRLEKLEEISESYEGVEKSFAIQAGREIRIMVRPEQIDDMTAHRLARDIRKRIEEELDYPGHIKVTVIRETRAVEYAK
- a CDS encoding competence/damage-inducible protein A is translated as MNAEIIAVGSELLLGQITNTNARFISGHLAEIGINVYYHTVVGDNPERLKETIAVAESRADLIIFSGGLGPTKDDLTKQTIAHHLGTTLSMDDSAMESIAAFFERAGRPMTDNNKKQALVLAGSDVLVNENGMAPGMMYQNGDHMYMLLPGPPHELEPMFQFEAKPKLVRMLNEENIILSHVLRFYGIGEAELEDRLQDILDKQTNPTIAPLASAGEVTLRITAKTDTTDEAWKLIDGAKEEILERVGDYLYGYDDDSLASKAIDLLKQQGKTVSAAESLTAGLFQSELASVAGASAVLNGGVVTYNEQMKIQQLGMTQEFFKEHSVVSEETAAAMASAVREKFNTDISVSLTGAAGPDAHGEEPAGTVWIGIASDEGTKAYRLQLSGMRNTNRIRAVKLALYYLIRTLADEDARKI
- a CDS encoding helix-turn-helix domain-containing protein, which codes for MGQLGTKLKQARLEQGLSLEQLNERTKIQKHHLEGIETGDYSAIPGGFYACIYQALCTGGRHGRRCPVKGA
- the pgsA gene encoding CDP-diacylglycerol--glycerol-3-phosphate 3-phosphatidyltransferase — protein: MNIPNQITISRILLIPIFMAFMLIDFGWGDMTLLGATLPVAHFIGALIFIFASATDWVDGYYARKYNLVTTFGKFLDPLADKLLVSAALIILVELGFAPAWVVIVIISREFAVTGLRLVLAGEGEVVAAGNLGKIKTVTQLFAIISLLLYNMIFTLVGIPFGEIMLYIALLFTVWSGWDYFYANRKGLMTSK